In Nonomuraea sp. NBC_00507, the following are encoded in one genomic region:
- a CDS encoding ABC transporter permease → MRRSKLLYVPFWATYVFLYLPIAVLVVMSFNAGRSAYTYEGFSLKWYGELAADERIATGLVNTLIVATGSTAIATVLGTLLAVGLARYTRSKTLDAIVLTPAVLPDLVLAIGLLVFYGMIQLTLGLYSVTLAHALFSMAFVAAVVRTRLAGADASLEEASRDLGAGPVVTFMRITLPQLAPGIVAGALLAFTLSLDEFVIAFFTIGNAEPTLPIVIYSMLRFGVTPKINALAAILLLVSFTAVIAGQRMTKIGEKSRAQD, encoded by the coding sequence GTGCGTAGGTCAAAGCTCCTGTACGTCCCGTTCTGGGCCACGTATGTCTTCCTCTACCTGCCGATCGCCGTGCTGGTGGTCATGTCGTTCAACGCGGGCAGGTCGGCGTACACCTACGAGGGGTTCAGCCTCAAGTGGTACGGCGAGCTGGCCGCCGACGAGCGGATCGCGACCGGCCTGGTCAACACGTTGATCGTGGCCACCGGCTCGACCGCGATCGCCACGGTGCTGGGTACGCTGCTGGCCGTCGGGCTGGCCAGATACACCAGGTCCAAGACCCTCGACGCGATCGTGCTCACGCCCGCCGTGCTGCCCGACCTCGTGCTGGCGATCGGGCTGCTGGTCTTCTACGGGATGATCCAGCTCACGCTGGGCCTGTATTCGGTGACGCTCGCGCACGCGCTCTTCTCCATGGCGTTCGTGGCGGCGGTGGTGCGGACCAGGCTCGCGGGCGCCGACGCCTCGCTGGAGGAGGCCTCGCGCGACCTGGGGGCCGGGCCGGTGGTCACATTCATGCGGATCACGCTGCCGCAGCTGGCGCCCGGCATTGTCGCGGGCGCGCTGCTGGCGTTCACGTTGTCGCTGGACGAGTTCGTGATCGCCTTCTTCACGATCGGGAACGCCGAGCCGACGCTGCCGATCGTCATCTACTCCATGCTTCGTTTCGGGGTGACCCCGAAGATCAACGCGCTGGCCGCGATCCTGCTCCTGGTGAGCTTTACGGCGGTGATCGCCGGGCAGCGGATGACCAAGATCGGGGAGAAGTCACGTGCTCAAGATTGA
- a CDS encoding ABC transporter permease: protein MKSEAKARPAPRSRGRRLGAFVFLSPGLTYLVVLLLAPLALVLSYTVFQRGRFGGVVYEFTTENFTRLIDPLYLGVVGNSLKIAGLTTLIALLIGYPTAYVIAQLPPKWKTIALVAIVLPFWTNFIIRVYAWIMLLSGPGLVNSGLKALGLGPYELLYNQGAIVTGLLYSYLPLMVLPLYSAIERLDPQLREASANLGASGFTTFRKVTLPLTVPGVLTGCLFVFVPSFGNFVIPEILGGNKSIMVGNLIRDQFLKARDWPFGSTLALALIAVLIVLLIAQAWAARRA from the coding sequence GTGAAGTCAGAGGCAAAGGCCCGGCCGGCGCCCCGCTCCAGGGGCCGCCGGCTGGGCGCGTTCGTTTTCCTTTCGCCCGGGCTGACCTACCTGGTGGTGTTGCTGCTGGCGCCGCTGGCGCTGGTGCTGAGCTACACGGTGTTCCAGCGCGGGCGCTTCGGCGGCGTCGTGTACGAGTTCACGACCGAGAACTTCACCCGCCTGATCGACCCGCTCTACTTGGGCGTGGTCGGCAACTCGCTGAAGATCGCCGGCCTGACGACGCTGATCGCGCTGCTCATCGGCTATCCGACGGCGTACGTGATCGCTCAGCTGCCGCCCAAGTGGAAGACGATCGCGCTGGTCGCCATCGTGCTGCCGTTCTGGACGAACTTCATCATCCGGGTCTACGCCTGGATCATGCTGCTCAGCGGCCCCGGGTTGGTCAACAGCGGGCTGAAGGCACTCGGGCTGGGGCCGTACGAGCTGCTCTACAACCAGGGCGCGATCGTCACCGGGCTGCTCTACTCCTACCTGCCGCTGATGGTGCTCCCGCTGTACTCGGCGATCGAGCGGCTCGACCCGCAACTGCGGGAGGCGTCGGCGAACCTCGGGGCTTCCGGGTTCACCACCTTCAGGAAGGTCACACTGCCGCTCACGGTGCCGGGCGTGCTGACCGGGTGCCTGTTCGTGTTCGTGCCCAGCTTCGGCAACTTCGTCATCCCCGAGATTCTGGGCGGCAACAAGTCGATCATGGTGGGCAACCTCATCCGCGACCAGTTCCTGAAGGCGCGCGACTGGCCGTTCGGCTCGACGCTGGCGCTGGCGCTCATCGCGGTGCTGATCGTGCTGCTGATCGCGCAGGCATGGGCGGCCCGCCGTGCGTAG
- a CDS encoding roadblock/LC7 domain-containing protein, whose protein sequence is MREMSQGARGISWLITDFVNNVPGVAHTVVVSSDGLPLAFSEGFPKDRADQLAAVASGVISLTQGAARVFEGGMVTQTVIEMQRGLLMIMSISDGSCLAVLAAPDCDMGLVAYQMTLLVERAGQVLTPAVRAELQAARPR, encoded by the coding sequence ATGAGAGAGATGAGCCAGGGAGCGCGTGGCATTAGCTGGCTGATCACGGATTTCGTGAACAATGTGCCAGGTGTCGCGCACACGGTCGTGGTCTCGTCTGACGGCCTGCCGCTGGCCTTCTCCGAGGGGTTTCCCAAGGACCGGGCCGATCAGCTCGCGGCGGTCGCCTCGGGCGTGATCAGCCTGACCCAGGGCGCCGCGCGGGTCTTCGAAGGCGGCATGGTGACGCAGACCGTCATCGAGATGCAGCGCGGGCTATTGATGATCATGTCCATCAGCGATGGATCCTGCTTGGCGGTCCTGGCCGCGCCCGACTGTGACATGGGCCTGGTGGCGTACCAGATGACCCTGCTGGTCGAGCGTGCGGGGCAGGTGCTGACTCCGGCCGTACGCGCTGAGCTGCAAGCGGCCCGCCCCCGCTAG
- a CDS encoding nitrate- and nitrite sensing domain-containing protein, protein MRSRLVALILIPTVVGVLLAGVQLANAIGTSAEYRRLTQVAELVQRIGALNHELGKERTLTAWYVADRDRAGRFVQLKTQREATDKIKAQVLTAASNIDETHSTRVQEGVVSLKRWLDGLDSLRDSMVGNVPARAAIGTYSTMIGIFSSVQDGLGDGVNDDLLQRDVAALGSLQGMKEEVSRQQIILIVALVERELDNEALTDFLGSWNRQQSEQAAFEQVADAADLRAYQQGVRGLQIDRADAMRQRALAQVREYNRIRDLDVTTGRDLNFWYDSTTLTANAMRKVEDALATKIVTTTSDLSNTEQRNAIISGAMILILLLLVLIITTRVAGSLVRPLRRLRAEALQVATTRLPETVRVLREQGEGARVPEVPSVGVNTRDEIGEVARAFDEVHREAIRLAGDEAKLRANVNAMFVNLSRRSQTLVERQLQLIEGLEQGEEDEQRLANLFRLDHLATRMRRNSENLLVLAGQEAARKWSEPVPLVDIARASLSEVENYERVQIQIPSGTLIVGPAVTDAVHLLAELIENAISFSPRESKVAVTSTPAEGGVLVTINDLGIGMSQEELAEANWRLANPPVVDVSVSRRMGLFVVGRLALRHGIRVQLSMRETGGLSALVMLPDMLITSAAGVPQQGGQYEAFTSFDPSMFGQPSTNGSGPRHSTPSADPSFQVVDTEWPGSVPAPGTGSWPSFGDQPPAFGEQPGFGEQQPAAFGEQPGFGGQQPAAFGEQQAGGMPGGAPGGVADEPRWPSFAEEPPVVRPQEEQRWSEEPRWPSFAEEAPPAPAQPHSFAENRWPSFAEQPPPLPEEEPRWPSFATEPPKDQQEPAPWSSFADPMPRRSMFESEDLPRPQYGDDYRAPFGEQPQPADRFQQNGHGDYDPFGPGRYSSQDMTGPLPVVRNSPMEEHGEEFLPIFSSVGSDWFRRPDPEQLRPRSEPPFPADQHAQAGPSFEEESETTAVHPAIPSDAPASPGTTPLPQRKPGQSGAGGSWSSPADSGFQAAQAAAQPAQGGTTASGLPRRVPKANLVPGTASLAEPQPTSPAPQISPERLRNRLSSFQQGVRQGRAFTRGEENEEDK, encoded by the coding sequence GTGCGCTCCAGGCTGGTCGCCCTCATCCTCATCCCGACGGTCGTGGGTGTGCTGCTCGCGGGTGTCCAGCTGGCCAACGCGATCGGGACCAGCGCCGAATACCGGCGCCTGACTCAGGTCGCCGAGCTGGTCCAGCGCATCGGCGCGCTCAACCACGAGCTCGGCAAGGAACGCACGCTCACCGCGTGGTACGTCGCCGACCGTGACAGGGCAGGGCGCTTCGTCCAGCTCAAGACCCAGCGCGAGGCCACGGACAAGATCAAGGCGCAGGTGCTGACCGCCGCGTCGAACATCGACGAGACGCACTCCACCCGCGTCCAGGAAGGGGTCGTGAGCCTGAAGCGCTGGCTCGACGGCCTCGACAGCTTGCGTGACTCCATGGTGGGCAACGTGCCTGCGCGCGCCGCCATCGGCACGTACAGCACCATGATCGGCATCTTCTCGTCGGTCCAGGACGGCCTGGGAGACGGCGTCAACGACGACCTCCTCCAGCGGGACGTGGCCGCGCTCGGCTCGCTGCAGGGCATGAAGGAGGAGGTCTCGCGCCAGCAGATCATCCTGATCGTCGCGCTCGTCGAGCGCGAGCTGGACAACGAGGCCCTCACCGACTTCCTGGGCTCCTGGAACCGGCAGCAGTCCGAGCAGGCGGCCTTCGAGCAAGTGGCCGATGCCGCGGACCTGCGGGCCTACCAGCAGGGTGTCAGAGGCCTGCAGATCGACCGCGCCGACGCCATGCGGCAGCGCGCACTGGCCCAGGTGCGCGAGTACAACCGGATCAGGGACCTCGACGTCACCACCGGCAGGGACCTGAACTTCTGGTACGACAGCACCACCCTGACCGCCAACGCCATGCGCAAGGTCGAGGACGCCCTGGCCACGAAGATCGTGACCACCACCAGCGACCTGAGCAACACCGAGCAGCGCAACGCGATCATCTCCGGTGCGATGATCCTCATCCTGCTGCTGCTCGTCCTGATCATCACCACCCGCGTGGCCGGCTCGCTGGTCCGCCCGCTGCGGCGACTGCGGGCCGAGGCGCTCCAAGTGGCCACCACCCGGCTGCCCGAGACCGTCCGCGTCCTGCGCGAGCAGGGTGAGGGCGCACGCGTGCCCGAGGTACCGTCGGTCGGCGTCAACACCCGCGACGAGATCGGTGAAGTGGCGCGGGCGTTCGACGAGGTCCACCGCGAGGCGATCCGGCTGGCCGGCGACGAGGCCAAGCTGCGCGCCAACGTCAACGCCATGTTCGTCAACCTCTCCCGCCGCAGCCAGACGCTCGTCGAGCGGCAGCTGCAGCTCATCGAGGGCCTGGAGCAGGGTGAAGAGGACGAGCAGCGGCTCGCGAACCTCTTCCGCCTCGACCACCTGGCCACCCGCATGCGCCGCAACAGCGAGAACCTCCTGGTCCTCGCCGGCCAGGAGGCCGCGCGCAAGTGGAGCGAGCCGGTGCCGCTGGTCGACATCGCCCGCGCCTCGCTGTCGGAGGTCGAGAACTACGAACGCGTCCAGATCCAGATCCCGTCCGGCACGCTGATCGTCGGTCCGGCCGTCACCGACGCCGTCCACCTGCTGGCCGAGCTGATCGAGAACGCGATCTCGTTCTCCCCGCGCGAGAGCAAGGTCGCGGTCACCAGCACGCCTGCCGAGGGCGGCGTGCTGGTCACCATCAACGACCTGGGCATCGGCATGAGCCAGGAGGAGCTGGCCGAGGCCAACTGGCGCCTGGCCAACCCGCCGGTGGTGGACGTGTCGGTGTCACGGCGCATGGGCCTGTTCGTGGTCGGCCGGCTGGCGCTGCGGCACGGCATCAGGGTCCAGCTCAGCATGCGGGAGACCGGTGGCCTGAGCGCGCTGGTCATGCTGCCCGACATGCTGATCACCAGCGCGGCCGGGGTGCCGCAGCAGGGCGGGCAGTACGAGGCGTTCACGTCGTTCGACCCGAGCATGTTCGGGCAGCCGTCGACGAACGGATCGGGACCGCGGCACTCGACGCCTTCCGCCGATCCGTCCTTCCAAGTGGTGGACACGGAGTGGCCGGGCTCGGTGCCCGCGCCGGGGACCGGCTCCTGGCCGTCCTTCGGCGACCAGCCCCCGGCGTTCGGTGAGCAGCCCGGGTTCGGTGAACAGCAGCCTGCGGCGTTCGGTGAGCAGCCCGGGTTCGGCGGGCAGCAGCCTGCGGCGTTCGGTGAGCAGCAGGCAGGTGGGATGCCCGGTGGGGCGCCGGGAGGCGTGGCCGACGAGCCGCGCTGGCCGTCGTTCGCCGAGGAACCGCCTGTTGTCCGGCCGCAGGAGGAACAGCGCTGGTCCGAGGAGCCGCGCTGGCCGTCGTTCGCGGAAGAGGCGCCGCCGGCGCCCGCGCAGCCTCATTCGTTCGCGGAGAACCGGTGGCCGTCGTTTGCCGAGCAGCCACCGCCCTTGCCGGAGGAGGAGCCTCGCTGGCCCTCGTTCGCCACTGAGCCGCCGAAGGACCAGCAGGAGCCGGCCCCGTGGTCGTCCTTCGCCGACCCGATGCCGCGCAGGTCGATGTTCGAGTCGGAGGACTTGCCGCGGCCGCAGTACGGCGATGACTACCGCGCCCCGTTCGGTGAGCAGCCCCAGCCTGCCGACAGGTTCCAGCAGAATGGGCACGGCGACTACGATCCGTTCGGGCCCGGCCGCTACTCCTCCCAGGACATGACCGGCCCGCTGCCGGTCGTGCGCAACTCGCCCATGGAGGAGCACGGCGAGGAGTTCCTGCCGATCTTCTCGTCGGTTGGCTCCGACTGGTTCCGCCGGCCGGATCCCGAGCAGCTGAGGCCGCGCTCCGAGCCGCCGTTCCCGGCCGATCAGCACGCGCAGGCCGGGCCCTCGTTCGAGGAAGAGTCCGAGACCACCGCCGTGCACCCGGCCATCCCCTCCGACGCGCCCGCGTCTCCGGGGACGACGCCGCTGCCCCAGCGCAAGCCCGGCCAGTCCGGTGCAGGCGGGTCCTGGTCCTCGCCCGCGGACTCCGGCTTCCAGGCCGCGCAGGCGGCCGCCCAGCCCGCGCAGGGCGGCACCACGGCCTCGGGCCTGCCGCGCCGCGTCCCCAAGGCCAACCTGGTCCCCGGTACGGCCAGCCTCGCCGAGCCCCAGCCCACGTCGCCGGCGCCGCAGATCTCGCCAGAGCGACTGCGTAACCGGCTCTCCAGCTTCCAGCAGGGTGTCCGGCAAGGCCGAGCGTTCACCCGCGGTGAAGAAAATGAGGAGGACAAATGA
- a CDS encoding ABC transporter ATP-binding protein: protein MLKIDGVSRAFGNVTALDEVSLQIEQGEFFALLGPSGCGKTTLLRIVAGFETPDAGKVTLDGDDLLAKAPNRRPISLMFQSYALFPHMTVAKNVAYGLERERLPRQEIKQRVGEVLETVGLSQHANRKPAQLSGGQRQRVALARSIVKRPRLLLLDEPLSALDKKVRADMQLELKRLQHEVGITFVVVTHDQEEAMSLADRIAVFDSGKVRQVDEPVALYERPRSPFVADFVGANNLFRGAASGMEALKSDAFGMLPGAPLTELTAGSPALLAVRPEKVELADESAVRGLAGSVLDVSFYGGVSHISVDVPGHPKPVLVAVQGASSVQTGAKVKVRWNAQDAVIVAVDQ, encoded by the coding sequence GTGCTCAAGATTGACGGCGTCAGCCGCGCGTTCGGGAACGTCACCGCGCTCGACGAGGTCTCGCTCCAGATCGAGCAGGGCGAGTTCTTCGCCCTCCTGGGGCCCTCCGGGTGCGGCAAGACGACCCTGCTGCGCATCGTCGCCGGGTTCGAGACGCCGGACGCGGGCAAGGTGACGCTCGACGGGGACGACCTGCTGGCCAAGGCGCCCAACAGGCGGCCGATCAGCCTCATGTTCCAGTCGTACGCGCTGTTTCCGCACATGACCGTCGCCAAGAACGTGGCGTACGGGCTGGAGCGCGAGCGGCTGCCCCGCCAGGAGATCAAGCAGCGTGTCGGCGAGGTGCTGGAGACGGTCGGCCTTTCCCAGCACGCGAACCGCAAGCCCGCTCAGCTGTCCGGCGGGCAGCGGCAGCGGGTGGCGCTGGCCCGCTCCATTGTCAAGCGGCCCCGCCTGCTGCTGCTCGACGAGCCCCTGTCGGCCCTGGACAAGAAGGTCCGCGCCGACATGCAGCTGGAGCTCAAGCGGCTGCAGCACGAGGTCGGCATCACGTTCGTGGTCGTCACCCACGACCAGGAGGAGGCCATGTCGCTGGCCGACCGCATCGCGGTCTTCGACAGCGGCAAGGTGCGCCAGGTGGACGAGCCGGTCGCGCTCTACGAGCGGCCGCGCTCGCCGTTCGTGGCCGACTTCGTCGGCGCCAACAACCTCTTCCGCGGCGCCGCGAGCGGCATGGAGGCGCTCAAGAGCGACGCGTTCGGCATGTTGCCCGGTGCGCCGCTCACGGAGCTCACAGCCGGCTCACCGGCTCTGCTGGCGGTACGTCCCGAAAAGGTCGAGCTCGCCGACGAGAGCGCGGTCAGGGGCCTGGCGGGCAGCGTCCTGGACGTCAGCTTCTACGGCGGCGTGTCGCACATCTCCGTGGACGTGCCGGGGCATCCCAAGCCGGTGCTGGTGGCCGTGCAGGGGGCGAGCTCGGTGCAGACGGGCGCCAAGGTCAAGGTGCGCTGGAACGCCCAGGACGCCGTGATCGTGGCGGTGGATCAATGA
- a CDS encoding aminobutyraldehyde dehydrogenase, with protein sequence MRELINPATGLPCAEIPDTPVEGVASAVRAARAAYEEWSQTTPAERARLLLRLADLVEADAEELTRLEVEETGKPAAVFRDGELPFAVDNLRFFAGAARSLDGSGAGVFSPGYTSVMLRRPVGVVGSIAPWNFPFVMAVWKVGPAVAAGNAVVIKPAPQTPRTTLRLAELFAKAGAPEGLVQAVTGAAEAGQALVTDPGVDMVSVTGSTETGRAVMSGAAATLKRVHLELGGKAPALVFEDADVAEMARGVAMGATYNTGQDCTAATRVYVAKEIYGDAVEALRATLAEISVGDPWDPATDIGPLISAAHRERVHGFVARSGGRVLHGGVSLDGPGFFYPPTLVTDVAQESEIVQGELFGPVLVVLPFDGEDEAVRLANDTRYGLASSVWSRDVSRAMRVSHRLDVGVTWVNDHLPIASEAPHGGVKGSGFGKDMSQEAVLEYSVTRHLMVKHAAPAGRDSFRPA encoded by the coding sequence ATGCGTGAATTGATCAACCCCGCCACTGGGCTCCCGTGTGCCGAAATTCCGGACACGCCGGTGGAGGGCGTGGCGTCGGCCGTACGGGCCGCGCGTGCCGCGTACGAGGAGTGGTCGCAGACCACGCCCGCCGAGCGCGCGCGGCTGCTGCTACGGCTGGCCGACCTCGTGGAGGCCGACGCCGAGGAGCTGACCAGGCTCGAGGTCGAGGAGACCGGCAAGCCGGCGGCGGTGTTCAGGGACGGCGAGCTGCCCTTCGCCGTGGACAACCTGCGCTTTTTCGCCGGCGCCGCCCGCTCGCTCGACGGCTCGGGCGCCGGGGTGTTCAGCCCCGGCTACACCTCGGTCATGCTGCGCCGTCCCGTCGGGGTGGTGGGGTCGATCGCGCCGTGGAACTTCCCGTTCGTCATGGCGGTCTGGAAGGTCGGTCCGGCGGTGGCCGCGGGCAACGCGGTGGTGATCAAGCCGGCCCCGCAGACGCCGCGGACGACGTTGCGTCTCGCCGAGCTGTTCGCCAAGGCGGGCGCGCCCGAAGGGCTGGTCCAGGCGGTCACCGGCGCCGCCGAGGCCGGCCAGGCACTGGTCACCGACCCGGGCGTGGACATGGTCAGCGTCACGGGCTCCACGGAGACCGGCCGGGCCGTGATGTCCGGCGCCGCGGCCACGCTCAAGCGGGTGCACCTGGAGCTCGGCGGCAAGGCGCCGGCGCTGGTCTTCGAGGACGCCGACGTGGCGGAGATGGCCCGCGGCGTGGCGATGGGGGCGACGTACAACACCGGGCAGGACTGCACGGCCGCGACCCGCGTCTACGTCGCCAAGGAGATCTACGGTGACGCGGTCGAGGCGCTCCGGGCAACACTTGCTGAAATTTCCGTCGGTGACCCCTGGGACCCGGCCACCGACATCGGCCCGTTGATCTCGGCCGCCCACCGGGAGCGGGTGCACGGGTTCGTCGCCCGCTCGGGCGGGCGGGTGCTGCACGGCGGCGTCTCGCTCGACGGGCCCGGTTTTTTTTATCCGCCCACACTTGTGACCGATGTCGCACAGGAAAGTGAGATCGTCCAAGGAGAGCTGTTCGGGCCGGTCCTGGTCGTGTTGCCGTTCGACGGCGAGGATGAGGCGGTCCGGCTGGCCAACGACACCAGGTACGGTTTGGCGTCATCGGTGTGGTCGCGCGACGTGTCCCGCGCGATGCGCGTCTCGCACCGGCTGGATGTGGGCGTGACCTGGGTGAACGACCATCTTCCCATCGCCAGCGAGGCGCCGCACGGCGGGGTGAAGGGCAGCGGGTTCGGCAAGGACATGAGCCAGGAGGCGGTGCTGGAGTATTCGGTGACGCGGCACCTGATGGTCAAGCACGCGGCACCGGCCGGACGAGACTCGTTCCGGCCCGCCTGA
- a CDS encoding glycosyltransferase has translation MSLTILFMPESAYGPTNNSIGIGDILRRRGHRVVFAAEASWKGKLEALGFEEDLVDLAPPPENAEEQDPGQFWKDFIRETAPEYRKSTKEQLETVTAPIWAELIDGVKYCEPKLKVIIERVNPDIIVEDNVITFPALLTAGKKFVRIVSCNPLEVRGEDIAPVFSGLPADDRAEWDAFRAEYDRTHRELWSAFNEWCVEQGTEPLPDLDFIHQGDLNLYVYPEILDYTDARPLGPAWHRLDSSVRETDEEFTLPFQRPERRSSRRESDEGANEERSGRDHKHEGSLIYFSLGSLGSSDVELMQRVIDVLATTSHQYIVSKGPLHEEIKLADNMWGAEFLPQTKIIPQCDLVITHGGNNTTTEALHFGKPMILLPLFWDQYDNAQRVDELGYGVRLSTYAFTDEELTGAIARLLGDAELRARLAAAGEEIRRRDGLRKAADLIEQLGQ, from the coding sequence ATGTCTCTCACGATCCTGTTCATGCCGGAAAGCGCGTACGGCCCGACCAACAACTCCATCGGCATCGGCGACATCCTGCGCCGCCGCGGCCACCGCGTCGTCTTCGCCGCGGAGGCGTCGTGGAAGGGCAAGCTGGAGGCGCTCGGCTTCGAGGAAGACCTGGTCGACCTCGCGCCGCCGCCCGAGAACGCCGAGGAGCAGGACCCGGGGCAGTTCTGGAAGGACTTCATCCGCGAGACCGCGCCCGAATACCGCAAGAGCACGAAGGAGCAGCTCGAGACCGTCACCGCGCCCATCTGGGCTGAGCTGATCGACGGCGTGAAATACTGCGAGCCGAAGCTCAAGGTCATCATCGAGCGGGTGAACCCGGACATCATCGTCGAGGACAACGTGATCACGTTCCCGGCGCTGCTCACGGCGGGCAAGAAGTTCGTCCGCATCGTCTCCTGCAACCCGCTGGAGGTGCGCGGGGAGGACATCGCGCCGGTCTTCTCCGGCCTGCCCGCGGACGACCGCGCCGAGTGGGACGCCTTCCGCGCCGAGTACGACCGCACGCACCGCGAGCTGTGGAGCGCCTTCAACGAGTGGTGCGTCGAGCAGGGCACCGAGCCGCTGCCCGACCTCGACTTCATCCACCAGGGCGACCTGAACCTCTACGTCTATCCGGAGATCCTCGACTACACCGACGCTCGCCCGCTCGGCCCGGCCTGGCACCGGCTCGACTCCTCGGTCCGTGAGACGGACGAGGAGTTCACGCTGCCCTTCCAGCGCCCCGAGCGCAGGAGCTCGCGACGAGAGAGCGACGAAGGAGCCAACGAGGAGCGAAGCGGGCGCGACCATAAGCACGAGGGCTCGCTGATCTACTTCTCGCTCGGCTCGCTCGGCTCCTCCGACGTGGAGCTCATGCAGCGGGTGATCGACGTGCTGGCCACCACCTCGCACCAGTACATCGTCTCCAAGGGCCCGCTGCACGAGGAGATCAAGCTCGCCGACAACATGTGGGGCGCGGAGTTCCTCCCGCAGACTAAGATCATTCCACAGTGCGACCTGGTCATCACCCATGGCGGCAACAACACGACCACCGAGGCGCTGCACTTCGGCAAGCCGATGATCCTGCTGCCGCTCTTCTGGGACCAGTACGACAACGCCCAGCGGGTCGATGAATTGGGCTATGGTGTCAGGCTTTCGACCTACGCCTTCACCGACGAGGAGCTGACCGGGGCGATCGCGCGGCTGCTCGGCGACGCGGAGCTGCGGGCGCGGCTCGCCGCGGCGGGCGAGGAGATCCGGCGTCGCGACGGCCTGCGCAAGGCCGCCGACCTGATCGAGCAGCTCGGCCAGTAA
- a CDS encoding polyamine ABC transporter substrate-binding protein — MSRIRFTRRLPAAVAAAGLALAVAACGGESSTSPQGTTAATADQLKPNADLSQQTLQVTVWDGYTPKELPEKVKEKLKVKDMKIGLHATNEEAMTKLTAPGDSGVDVAFVSGQYAQALNEQGLLEPIHAELIPNLANLYPEATQLSYDKGNKYSVPYTWGTTGICYRTDLAKTPVTSWNDLLKPPAWADKKVTMMTTERWLALPALKSLGYSVNTDKDDEIAKAKELLLSAKPHLLGYDDTTFGDKLKSGEAVMVEAWDGWCPTSEKNIKFVVPKEGSDLWVDTMVIMKTSKNKEAAHALINYILDPEIHSWAAANINYKVPNKAAMDKVQVPAGSLLGIKPAELLNGEAIIDLGQASTKYTRLSTEVTAQS, encoded by the coding sequence GTGTCCCGAATCCGGTTCACCCGTCGTCTTCCGGCCGCCGTCGCGGCGGCCGGCCTCGCGCTCGCCGTCGCGGCGTGCGGCGGTGAGTCGTCGACCAGTCCACAAGGCACGACCGCGGCGACGGCCGACCAGCTCAAGCCCAACGCGGATCTGTCGCAGCAGACGCTCCAGGTGACGGTCTGGGATGGCTACACGCCCAAGGAGCTTCCCGAGAAGGTCAAGGAGAAGCTCAAGGTCAAGGACATGAAGATCGGCCTGCATGCCACGAACGAGGAGGCGATGACCAAGCTCACCGCCCCCGGTGACAGCGGCGTCGACGTGGCGTTCGTGTCCGGCCAGTACGCCCAGGCGCTCAACGAGCAGGGCCTGCTGGAGCCGATCCACGCCGAGCTGATCCCCAACCTGGCCAACCTCTATCCGGAGGCCACCCAGCTCTCCTACGACAAGGGCAACAAGTACTCCGTGCCCTACACCTGGGGCACGACGGGCATCTGCTACCGCACCGACCTGGCGAAGACCCCGGTGACGAGCTGGAACGATCTTCTCAAGCCGCCCGCCTGGGCCGACAAGAAGGTCACGATGATGACCACCGAGCGCTGGCTGGCCCTGCCCGCGCTCAAGTCGCTCGGCTATTCGGTCAACACCGACAAGGACGACGAGATCGCCAAGGCCAAGGAGCTGCTGCTCTCGGCCAAGCCGCACCTGCTCGGCTACGACGACACCACGTTCGGCGACAAGCTGAAGTCCGGCGAGGCCGTCATGGTCGAGGCGTGGGACGGCTGGTGCCCGACCTCGGAGAAGAACATCAAGTTCGTGGTGCCGAAGGAGGGCAGCGACCTCTGGGTGGACACGATGGTGATCATGAAGACCTCCAAGAACAAGGAGGCGGCGCACGCCCTGATCAACTACATCCTCGACCCCGAGATCCACAGCTGGGCCGCCGCGAACATCAACTACAAGGTCCCCAACAAGGCCGCCATGGACAAGGTGCAGGTCCCCGCGGGCTCGCTGCTCGGCATCAAGCCCGCCGAGCTGCTCAACGGTGAGGCGATCATCGACCTGGGGCAGGCGTCGACCAAGTACACCCGCCTGTCGACCGAAGTCACGGCGCAGTCGTAA
- a CDS encoding TetR/AcrR family transcriptional regulator: protein MAKRKSRSDRRLDLIEAARKAIVRHGIDGVQLSHVAEEAGLTSGAVLYHYPNLSDLLVEAQHAGMERFYEQRMRRLADFTDPAEKLVVTIRSGLPTGPLDPDVRLLNELGGAAGRNWVYGVLLSSLYDRQVSMYQAILDTGAALGVFRLSSDSLTIARNLVALEDAYGYRITARHPVIGPDEAAELILSYARAATGNDLAL from the coding sequence GTGGCCAAGCGCAAGAGCCGGAGCGACCGCCGTCTCGACTTGATCGAGGCCGCGCGCAAGGCCATCGTCCGCCACGGCATCGATGGTGTACAGCTCTCGCACGTCGCCGAGGAGGCCGGGCTGACCTCCGGAGCCGTCCTCTACCACTACCCCAACCTCAGTGACCTGCTGGTCGAGGCGCAGCACGCGGGGATGGAGCGCTTCTACGAGCAGCGGATGCGCCGACTGGCCGACTTCACCGACCCGGCCGAGAAGCTGGTCGTCACGATCAGGTCGGGGTTGCCGACCGGACCGCTCGACCCGGACGTGCGCCTGCTCAACGAGCTGGGCGGGGCCGCGGGCCGCAACTGGGTCTACGGCGTCCTGCTCTCCTCGCTCTACGACCGCCAGGTGTCGATGTACCAGGCGATCCTTGACACGGGGGCCGCGCTCGGCGTGTTCCGGCTGAGCTCGGACTCCCTGACGATCGCGCGCAATCTGGTGGCCCTGGAGGACGCGTACGGTTACCGCATCACGGCGAGGCACCCGGTGATCGGACCGGATGAGGCGGCGGAGCTGATCCTGTCGTACGCCCGTGCGGCCACGGGCAACGACCTGGCACTCTGA